In Parasegetibacter sp. NRK P23, a single genomic region encodes these proteins:
- a CDS encoding histidine phosphatase family protein, with the protein MIQVFLLRHGETPWNADNNRYCGRTDAPLTAKGIEQAAASREKLKHIAFDGVYASSLQRARITAEIVTGKEVITDQRLIELDFGDWELRTKEEFIAADPVLWNRWMSGEAGIKAGNTGETMEAAANRVSSFFRDLFEEKKKGTFLVAAHNAVNRFFLAQQLGMPLHHYRRLWFDNGAVTEFVIEDNGDFVLRKLNA; encoded by the coding sequence ATGATACAGGTATTCTTATTAAGACACGGTGAAACACCCTGGAACGCAGACAATAACCGCTATTGTGGCAGAACGGATGCGCCGCTTACAGCAAAAGGAATAGAGCAGGCCGCTGCTTCCCGGGAGAAACTAAAGCACATCGCCTTTGATGGTGTGTATGCCTCTTCCCTTCAACGCGCGCGCATCACCGCCGAAATCGTGACCGGAAAAGAAGTGATCACTGATCAACGGCTGATCGAACTTGATTTCGGTGATTGGGAACTGCGTACCAAAGAAGAATTCATAGCCGCCGATCCCGTTTTGTGGAACCGATGGATGAGTGGCGAAGCAGGTATAAAGGCGGGGAATACTGGTGAAACCATGGAAGCCGCAGCCAACAGGGTATCCTCCTTTTTCAGGGATTTGTTTGAAGAAAAAAAGAAAGGCACTTTTCTTGTGGCCGCGCACAATGCAGTGAACCGCTTTTTTCTCGCGCAGCAACTGGGGATGCCGCTGCACCATTACAGGAGGCTCTGGTTCGATAACGGGGCGGTTACTGAATTTGTGATAGAGGATAATGGAGATTTCGTACTAAGGAAGTTGAATGCTTGA
- a CDS encoding sigma 54-interacting transcriptional regulator, with the protein MKELLTISTLGELKTSGYKPRNVKTELRENLIKKLQKKEPTFTGILGYEETVIPDTERALLSRHNILFLGLRGQAKTRMARQMTDLLDEYIPVIAGSEINDDPFYPISQYARDLLAEQGDNTPIHWLHRSERYGEKLATPDVSVADLIGDIDPIKAANLRLNFADERVIHYGIIPRSNRGIFVINELPDLQARIQVALFNILQEGDIQIRGFKLRMPLDILFVFTANPEDYTNRGSIVTPLKDRIESQILTHYPKSLETSLAITEQEANILPEQEKKIKTSDLIKRLIEQVAFEARTSEYVDKKSGVSARLTIAAFENAVSAAERRSIIYKEKNTQVWISDLAGIIPSITGKIELVYEGEQEGPLQVAWNLLEKSIRSQFVIYFPNPDALKKRGRGGQKEKEIENPYAPVTRWFDQGNQLEILFNLTDAQKVQELYKVDGLYALVKKHYPQANEQEAALLMEFVLHGLAAYSLISKKVMEGGISFKDLIGSMMNLGLSQEDDFGEEDI; encoded by the coding sequence ATGAAGGAACTACTGACCATTTCGACCTTAGGAGAACTGAAGACCTCCGGCTACAAACCCCGGAACGTAAAAACCGAACTCAGGGAAAACCTCATCAAAAAACTTCAAAAGAAAGAACCCACTTTCACGGGTATTCTCGGCTACGAGGAAACCGTGATCCCCGATACAGAAAGGGCGCTGTTAAGTCGCCACAATATCCTCTTCCTCGGTTTACGCGGACAGGCTAAAACAAGAATGGCCAGACAAATGACCGACCTGCTGGACGAATACATTCCCGTGATCGCCGGCTCCGAAATCAACGACGATCCCTTCTACCCCATTTCTCAGTACGCCAGGGACCTGCTCGCCGAACAGGGCGACAATACCCCCATTCACTGGCTGCACCGCTCCGAAAGGTATGGCGAGAAACTCGCTACCCCCGATGTAAGCGTCGCCGACCTCATTGGTGATATAGACCCGATTAAAGCCGCCAACCTGCGCCTGAATTTCGCCGACGAACGCGTGATCCACTATGGCATCATCCCGCGCAGCAACCGCGGCATATTCGTCATCAATGAGTTGCCCGATCTCCAGGCACGCATCCAGGTGGCCCTCTTCAACATTCTTCAGGAAGGCGATATACAAATCAGGGGATTCAAACTGAGAATGCCGCTGGACATCCTTTTCGTGTTCACGGCCAACCCTGAAGACTATACCAATCGTGGTTCCATCGTTACACCGCTGAAAGACAGGATTGAGAGCCAGATTCTGACGCATTACCCTAAATCACTGGAAACCTCGCTGGCCATTACTGAGCAGGAAGCCAATATCCTGCCCGAACAGGAGAAGAAAATCAAGACCAGCGATCTCATCAAACGACTGATAGAACAAGTCGCCTTTGAAGCGCGCACTTCTGAATATGTTGATAAGAAAAGCGGTGTTTCCGCACGTCTCACCATCGCGGCCTTTGAAAACGCGGTGAGCGCCGCTGAAAGAAGATCGATTATTTACAAGGAGAAAAACACCCAGGTCTGGATCAGCGACCTGGCGGGCATCATCCCCTCCATCACCGGGAAGATAGAGTTGGTATATGAAGGCGAGCAGGAAGGTCCGTTGCAGGTAGCCTGGAACCTGCTTGAAAAAAGCATCCGTTCACAATTCGTAATCTACTTCCCGAATCCCGACGCCCTCAAAAAAAGAGGCAGGGGCGGTCAGAAAGAAAAGGAAATTGAAAATCCTTATGCGCCGGTCACCCGCTGGTTCGATCAGGGCAACCAGCTTGAAATACTCTTTAACCTAACGGATGCACAAAAAGTGCAGGAGCTATATAAAGTGGATGGCTTGTATGCACTGGTGAAAAAGCATTATCCGCAAGCGAATGAGCAGGAAGCCGCATTGCTGATGGAATTTGTGCTGCACGGGCTGGCGGCGTACTCGCTGATCAGTAAAAAAGTAATGGAAGGTGGTATTTCCTTCAAGGACCTGATCGGCTCCATGATGAACCTGGGGCTTTCGCAGGAAGATGATTTCGGGGAAGAGGATATTTAA
- a CDS encoding energy transducer TonB, translating into MSPEAIQRSALLDILFEHRNKSYGAYELRTAYSRRLTKGIAIAMLVPFLLYAAIRFQPDNEQALSHLLEEDVVRLIDIEQPTPPEPPQPEVRTSPTTTAAIQYTVPEIVEDNQLLNTPPKIDDLQNKVIADFTRDGDDYIGIMEPPPAEKIGPEYTPEKPVAKAAAEEKIFSVSEKMPEFPGGKSALQRFLSRNMRSPNEMEPGQKVKLVIRFVVDENGNVGSFVFTESGEPVYQNEILRVMKKMPKWIPGEQNGAKVRVYFHIPVVFATEEE; encoded by the coding sequence ATGAGCCCCGAAGCTATTCAACGGAGCGCCCTCCTTGACATTCTATTTGAGCACCGCAACAAATCTTATGGTGCCTACGAACTCAGAACAGCCTATTCCAGGAGACTAACCAAAGGCATCGCCATCGCCATGCTCGTTCCATTTTTATTGTACGCAGCCATCAGGTTTCAGCCCGACAACGAACAGGCATTATCGCACTTATTGGAAGAAGATGTTGTAAGACTTATAGATATTGAGCAACCTACCCCGCCAGAACCACCACAACCTGAAGTGCGTACCTCTCCTACCACCACAGCAGCGATCCAATATACAGTTCCGGAAATTGTTGAAGATAACCAGCTCCTCAATACGCCACCTAAAATAGACGATCTTCAAAACAAAGTGATCGCCGATTTCACCAGAGACGGAGATGATTATATCGGTATCATGGAGCCACCGCCTGCCGAAAAGATAGGCCCGGAGTACACGCCTGAAAAGCCCGTTGCAAAAGCAGCCGCGGAGGAAAAGATATTTTCAGTCTCCGAAAAAATGCCGGAGTTTCCAGGTGGGAAATCTGCACTGCAAAGGTTTCTTTCACGCAACATGCGCTCTCCGAATGAAATGGAGCCCGGACAAAAAGTAAAACTGGTCATCCGGTTTGTGGTAGATGAAAACGGGAATGTTGGAAGCTTTGTCTTCACAGAAAGTGGAGAACCGGTTTATCAGAATGAGATACTGCGGGTAATGAAGAAGATGCCGAAATGGATTCCGGGAGAACAGAACGGCGCCAAGGTGCGTGTGTATTTTCACATTCCGGTGGTGTTTGCCACTGAAGAAGAATAA
- a CDS encoding MFS transporter, whose translation MELKQERKVKGLRWYIITLIGLATVINYIDRGAINFMWPYIYKDFGIAEADSKNALALITTFFMIAYAIGQTVTGKMMDAIGTRLGMTVSIIGWSLSIALHAAARSIMQFNIFRFLLGISEAGNWPGATKSNAEWFPPKERAIAQGIFGAGASLGSVVAAPVIAGLFIAFGWKTTFLLIAILGFVWIIPWLLINKSTPDKHPWITPEERQYISGKGENNGEAVADNTHPVRVLSLKELLANRDCWGIISARFFIDPVWWLFVTWLPTFLKEQYQFDMKQIGAFAWVPYLFAAIGGLMGGFYSSRRIRKGVPAAKARKAAITIGAVIMLFSLVGIAVNMEEMRSNPSAAIALISATLFGFQFLINNLQTLPSDYFDGKNVGAVAGMGGTAAVLGTLVTTWIVPVITRTSYTSFFVMGALMVPVAWLCITYISKRNKSL comes from the coding sequence ATGGAACTAAAGCAGGAGAGAAAAGTAAAAGGACTGCGGTGGTACATCATCACCCTGATCGGATTAGCGACCGTGATCAATTACATTGACAGAGGTGCCATTAACTTCATGTGGCCTTATATCTACAAGGATTTTGGCATAGCTGAAGCAGACAGTAAGAACGCGCTCGCCCTGATCACCACCTTTTTTATGATCGCTTATGCCATCGGGCAAACGGTAACGGGTAAAATGATGGATGCCATTGGTACGCGGCTTGGTATGACCGTGAGCATCATCGGCTGGAGCCTCTCCATCGCGCTGCATGCCGCGGCCCGTTCCATCATGCAGTTCAATATATTCCGGTTCCTCCTCGGTATCAGCGAGGCGGGCAACTGGCCCGGCGCCACCAAAAGCAACGCGGAATGGTTTCCGCCCAAAGAAAGGGCGATTGCGCAGGGTATTTTCGGTGCAGGCGCCTCTCTTGGTTCAGTGGTGGCAGCACCGGTAATTGCCGGCCTGTTCATTGCCTTTGGCTGGAAAACCACCTTTCTGCTCATCGCCATACTTGGTTTTGTATGGATCATCCCTTGGTTGCTTATCAATAAATCCACACCCGATAAACATCCCTGGATCACACCGGAGGAGCGGCAGTATATATCAGGTAAAGGAGAAAATAACGGTGAAGCAGTTGCGGATAACACCCATCCGGTTCGTGTTTTATCCCTGAAGGAGCTTCTGGCGAACCGCGATTGCTGGGGTATAATTTCGGCCCGGTTCTTTATTGATCCGGTCTGGTGGTTGTTCGTGACCTGGTTGCCCACGTTTCTGAAAGAACAATACCAGTTCGATATGAAACAGATCGGTGCGTTTGCCTGGGTACCCTATCTGTTTGCCGCCATTGGTGGTTTGATGGGCGGCTTCTATTCATCGCGCAGGATCAGAAAAGGCGTTCCCGCTGCAAAGGCCAGGAAAGCCGCCATCACCATAGGAGCTGTGATCATGTTGTTTTCCCTCGTGGGCATCGCCGTAAATATGGAAGAAATGCGGAGTAATCCTTCCGCGGCAATCGCATTGATCAGCGCAACTTTGTTCGGGTTCCAGTTCCTGATCAATAACCTCCAGACACTGCCCTCTGATTATTTCGATGGGAAAAATGTAGGCGCGGTAGCCGGAATGGGCGGAACGGCCGCGGTTCTGGGTACACTTGTGACCACCTGGATCGTGCCCGTGATTACCCGTACCAGCTATACCTCCTTTTTTGTGATGGGTGCCCTGATGGTGCCCGTAGCATGGTTGTGTATCACGTATATCAGTAAACGAAATAAAAGTTTATAA
- a CDS encoding polysaccharide lyase 6 family protein encodes MRIFSLILLLFLPCVLSAKDYLASSPQEAQVIFNNAIAGDRVFLRNGVYKNAIIKLHNTKGTATQPIVFAAETPGEVFFEGGSTLSLSGRYLLVKDFTWRNGSASPSNASVVAFKNGKEYAFYSTVSNCVIDAYNSLPAAETENKWVSLYGDHNTLENCLLKNKTNRGATVTVWLNQGEPAYHTIAGNYFLGRGNAGHHDNGLETIRIGDSEASFTAAHCVVALNRFEDCDGEIEIISNKSCRNSYLYNTFFNNDGGLTLRHGNACLADGNYFDGGQKKLSYGIRFIGEDHVAVNNFFKDLHGAPHQVFRAPVTFVNGVENSVLNGYFQVKNAVLRSNIFVDCDAPCIRVGAHTRKEATAAPEGVSILENIFVNEKGVSGVLYEEKEHPSELDCADNLVQGYAKAMLPEGFLLVKAKRWKMGSAKLESIVSGDTSLAEKYVPDLSVTGADWLSLVLSERSGAKFMLLSPAEVGPLWLR; translated from the coding sequence ATGCGTATATTCAGCTTAATACTATTGCTTTTCCTTCCCTGCGTGCTTTCCGCAAAAGATTACCTGGCTTCTTCTCCGCAGGAGGCGCAGGTGATCTTTAACAATGCGATTGCTGGTGACCGTGTTTTTCTCCGTAACGGCGTGTATAAAAACGCTATTATTAAACTGCACAACACCAAGGGGACAGCTACACAGCCCATTGTATTTGCCGCTGAAACACCGGGAGAAGTTTTTTTTGAAGGAGGTTCCACACTTAGTCTTTCGGGCAGGTATCTGCTGGTGAAAGATTTTACCTGGAGGAACGGATCCGCTTCTCCGTCAAACGCTTCGGTGGTGGCATTCAAAAACGGGAAGGAATATGCGTTTTATTCCACCGTTAGCAATTGTGTGATCGACGCTTACAACAGTTTGCCGGCAGCGGAAACGGAAAACAAATGGGTCTCTTTATACGGTGATCACAACACACTTGAAAATTGCTTGTTGAAAAACAAGACCAACCGGGGCGCAACCGTTACTGTATGGTTGAATCAGGGTGAACCGGCATACCATACCATTGCCGGGAATTATTTTTTAGGAAGAGGAAATGCAGGTCATCACGATAACGGGCTTGAAACCATCCGCATCGGGGATAGTGAAGCCTCATTCACCGCTGCGCATTGCGTGGTGGCGCTGAACAGGTTTGAAGATTGCGATGGCGAAATAGAGATCATCTCCAATAAAAGTTGCCGGAACAGTTACCTGTACAATACATTTTTCAACAACGATGGCGGACTAACCCTCCGGCACGGGAATGCCTGTCTGGCAGATGGAAACTATTTTGACGGCGGGCAAAAGAAACTTTCTTACGGCATACGGTTTATAGGAGAGGACCATGTTGCGGTGAATAATTTCTTCAAAGATTTACACGGTGCGCCGCACCAGGTTTTTCGCGCTCCTGTAACGTTTGTAAACGGCGTGGAAAACAGTGTTTTGAACGGGTATTTTCAGGTGAAAAACGCGGTGTTGCGCAGTAATATCTTCGTGGATTGTGATGCGCCCTGTATCCGGGTAGGTGCGCATACCAGAAAGGAAGCCACGGCTGCGCCGGAAGGGGTCAGTATCCTGGAGAATATTTTTGTAAACGAAAAGGGTGTTAGCGGTGTGTTGTATGAAGAAAAGGAACATCCGTCTGAACTGGATTGCGCAGATAACTTAGTTCAGGGGTATGCTAAAGCCATGCTGCCCGAAGGTTTTTTACTGGTGAAAGCAAAACGATGGAAGATGGGCAGCGCTAAGCTGGAGTCCATTGTTTCCGGGGATACTTCTTTAGCTGAAAAATATGTGCCGGATCTATCAGTCACGGGTGCTGATTGGCTGTCCTTGGTATTGAGTGAAAGATCCGGCGCTAAATTTATGCTGCTTTCTCCAGCGGAAGTGGGGCCGCTTTGGTTGCGATAA
- a CDS encoding heavy-metal-associated domain-containing protein, whose protein sequence is MKYTYNISGIACGGCIKNVTDALHSVPGIQVEKVQKEAPQAIFNADAPISEATVQSALSARGKYTIVHSEKTEA, encoded by the coding sequence ATGAAATACACATACAACATCAGCGGAATAGCCTGTGGCGGCTGTATAAAAAATGTAACGGACGCCTTACATTCAGTGCCCGGAATTCAGGTAGAGAAAGTTCAGAAAGAAGCGCCGCAGGCGATCTTCAACGCCGATGCGCCCATCAGTGAAGCCACGGTGCAATCCGCACTTTCGGCGCGGGGAAAATACACCATTGTGCACAGTGAAAAAACGGAAGCATGA
- the murB gene encoding UDP-N-acetylmuramate dehydrogenase, whose product MQIQENFPLRPFNTFGIAVNARYFARFRSLDELGELLERRVQGLTKPLLLLGGGSNILFTKDPDAWVLKNDIPGIEIVREAGDEVFVRAGAGENWHNFVLFCIENGLGGIENLSLIPGQVGAAPMQNIGAYGVEIKDVFHELEAFHLSEKKSVVLGLKDCAFGYRESVFKTVFKNQFCITNVTFRLTRKHAFNISYGAIAQELEAMGVQDLSIRAVSNAVIRIRSSKLPDPKQIGNAGSFFKNPVVDQQQFDALKVLYPAIPAYPAGAGQVKLAAGWLIEQCGWKGYRKGDAGCHEKQALVLVNYGNATGEEVYELSSEILKSVQEKFGVTLEREVNIWK is encoded by the coding sequence ATGCAAATTCAGGAAAATTTCCCGCTTCGCCCGTTCAATACTTTCGGTATCGCCGTTAACGCCCGTTATTTCGCCCGGTTTCGTTCCCTGGATGAACTGGGTGAACTGTTGGAAAGAAGGGTGCAGGGCCTTACGAAGCCGCTGCTGTTGTTGGGTGGTGGAAGTAATATACTCTTCACGAAAGATCCGGATGCCTGGGTATTGAAGAATGATATTCCAGGCATCGAAATCGTGCGCGAAGCAGGAGATGAAGTGTTTGTGCGGGCAGGAGCAGGCGAGAACTGGCACAACTTCGTGTTGTTCTGTATAGAAAATGGCCTCGGGGGAATCGAGAATTTGTCACTTATTCCCGGACAGGTAGGCGCGGCGCCCATGCAGAACATCGGTGCTTACGGGGTGGAAATAAAAGACGTTTTTCATGAACTGGAAGCCTTTCATCTTTCAGAAAAAAAATCCGTGGTATTGGGGCTGAAAGATTGCGCTTTTGGCTACCGGGAAAGTGTGTTCAAAACAGTATTCAAAAACCAGTTCTGCATTACGAATGTAACGTTCAGGCTTACTCGTAAACATGCCTTCAATATTTCTTATGGCGCTATCGCGCAGGAGCTGGAAGCGATGGGTGTTCAGGATCTTTCAATAAGGGCGGTAAGCAACGCGGTGATCCGCATCCGTTCTTCTAAACTGCCCGATCCGAAACAGATCGGAAACGCCGGTTCTTTCTTCAAAAATCCTGTCGTTGACCAACAGCAGTTTGATGCGCTGAAAGTATTGTATCCTGCCATTCCCGCTTATCCCGCAGGCGCGGGGCAGGTGAAACTCGCTGCCGGCTGGCTGATAGAACAATGTGGCTGGAAAGGCTACCGGAAAGGTGATGCCGGTTGCCATGAAAAGCAGGCATTGGTATTGGTGAATTATGGCAATGCGACGGGAGAAGAAGTGTATGAACTGAGTTCGGAAATCCTGAAAAGTGTACAGGAGAAATTCGGAGTGACGTTGGAAAGAGAAGTGAATATCTGGAAATAA
- a CDS encoding cupin domain-containing protein → MLQSAAFQVEKEIPWHDLGNGIQRQVYGYDEKIMLVKAKFERGAIGALHSHPHVQVTYVDSGAFEMTIGEEKKIIKKGDGYYVAPNVVHGCVCLEPGMLIDVFTPHREDFL, encoded by the coding sequence ATGTTACAAAGCGCAGCATTTCAGGTAGAAAAGGAGATTCCGTGGCATGACCTCGGAAATGGCATTCAACGACAGGTATATGGCTACGATGAAAAGATTATGCTGGTGAAAGCGAAGTTTGAAAGAGGCGCCATTGGTGCGCTCCACAGTCATCCGCATGTGCAGGTTACTTATGTGGACAGCGGCGCTTTTGAAATGACCATCGGCGAAGAAAAAAAGATCATCAAAAAAGGAGATGGCTATTACGTTGCGCCAAATGTGGTGCACGGCTGCGTGTGCCTGGAACCTGGTATGCTCATCGATGTATTCACCCCGCACCGGGAAGATTTTTTATAA
- a CDS encoding SDR family NAD(P)-dependent oxidoreductase, with the protein MKLKGKVAIVTGGARDIGRAVSLKLAAEGAKVVVNYLSSAAGAEETVKAIQSAGGAAIAVKGDMSNVRDVEQLVEQTRSAFGTSIHILVNVAGGLVARKLITDMDEEFWDFVMSLNVKSVFMTTKGVVPYMPEGGAIINFSSQAGRDGGGFGASAYATAKGAVATFTRAMAKELGPKGIRVNAVDPGMIATTFHDTFTNPQVRTNVAGATPLRREGKAEEVADLVAYLAGEESSFITGTNIDINGGTYFS; encoded by the coding sequence ATGAAACTGAAAGGAAAAGTGGCCATTGTAACCGGTGGCGCAAGAGACATTGGCAGGGCCGTTTCCCTGAAACTGGCCGCTGAAGGCGCGAAGGTGGTGGTGAATTACCTGAGCAGCGCCGCAGGTGCGGAGGAAACGGTAAAGGCAATTCAGTCGGCTGGCGGAGCCGCCATCGCTGTAAAAGGTGATATGAGCAATGTGCGTGACGTGGAGCAACTGGTTGAGCAAACCCGGTCCGCATTTGGGACAAGTATTCATATTCTGGTGAACGTAGCCGGTGGGTTGGTGGCCCGGAAACTGATTACCGATATGGACGAAGAATTTTGGGACTTCGTCATGAGTTTGAATGTAAAATCAGTATTTATGACCACAAAAGGAGTGGTGCCTTATATGCCCGAAGGCGGTGCCATCATCAACTTTTCTTCACAGGCCGGTCGTGATGGCGGCGGATTCGGCGCTTCGGCTTACGCTACCGCGAAAGGCGCCGTGGCGACTTTTACCCGTGCGATGGCGAAAGAATTAGGGCCGAAGGGTATCCGTGTAAACGCGGTGGACCCGGGAATGATCGCCACTACTTTTCACGATACCTTTACCAACCCGCAGGTGCGCACAAATGTTGCTGGTGCAACACCGTTGCGCAGGGAAGGCAAGGCAGAAGAAGTGGCCGACCTGGTGGCATACCTCGCGGGAGAGGAGAGCTCGTTCATTACGGGTACAAATATTGACATCAACGGCGGAACCTATTTTTCATAA
- a CDS encoding NAD(P)H-binding protein, with amino-acid sequence MQERSAVLIGATGLIGHHLLLRLLEGNAYSTVKVLVRRPFHIKHPKLTIHVVDFRNRAQVSEAMEGGHVLFCCLGTTQQQVKGDKTAYRFVDHDIPVHCAELAAEKAFSSFLMVSAVGANPSSGNFYLKLKGETEKAVQEKGLKAVHIFRPSLLLGKRKELRVGERIAQAVMPVIAPLLPAKYRPIQATKVADAMLKASLEESAGVKVYGFAEM; translated from the coding sequence ATGCAAGAACGTTCTGCTGTATTGATCGGGGCCACGGGGCTTATCGGGCACCATTTGCTGCTGCGTTTACTGGAGGGCAATGCTTACAGTACCGTGAAAGTACTGGTGCGGCGTCCCTTCCATATAAAACACCCCAAACTCACCATCCATGTGGTCGATTTCAGGAACAGGGCGCAGGTGTCCGAAGCCATGGAGGGTGGACATGTGTTGTTTTGCTGCCTGGGCACCACACAACAGCAGGTAAAAGGCGACAAAACCGCTTACCGCTTTGTGGACCATGATATCCCGGTGCATTGCGCGGAACTCGCTGCTGAAAAAGCATTCAGTTCCTTCCTCATGGTATCGGCCGTAGGCGCGAATCCTTCTTCCGGCAATTTCTACCTGAAATTAAAAGGAGAAACGGAGAAAGCTGTTCAGGAGAAAGGGTTGAAAGCTGTACATATTTTCCGGCCATCTCTGTTGCTCGGCAAAAGGAAGGAACTACGGGTGGGAGAAAGGATCGCTCAGGCCGTGATGCCTGTTATTGCGCCATTATTGCCTGCGAAGTACAGGCCTATACAAGCTACAAAGGTGGCGGATGCTATGTTGAAAGCTTCTTTGGAGGAAAGCGCCGGGGTGAAGGTGTATGGGTTTGCGGAGATGTAG
- a CDS encoding alpha/beta hydrolase, which translates to MKQSTLVALFSVLLFCGTLSAQDSAKYKPVALPDGYTSKMEVVYTNGSGWEKAMDIYLPPAANGASPVVINIHGGGWNHGERQSQTGFSTFFKMGFAVANISYRLTPEATAPAAVEDARCALIYLIKNAKALNIDVNKIVVMGGSAGGHLALMAGLLGNDRRFDGNCPGKEDIKVAAIIDKYGITDVWDWGHGPVSSKSAGRWLGDKAADQQFATSVSPINYVSKNSPPVFIVHGDADPVVPYQQSVDLHKKLVEAGVKTEFVTVKNGQHGKFPAEENSALNKKIMAFIKALRIAK; encoded by the coding sequence ATGAAACAAAGTACCCTTGTTGCCCTGTTTTCCGTACTGCTTTTTTGTGGGACGCTTTCGGCCCAGGATTCTGCCAAATACAAACCTGTGGCGCTTCCTGATGGATATACCTCAAAAATGGAGGTCGTATATACAAATGGAAGCGGCTGGGAGAAAGCGATGGATATCTATCTTCCTCCCGCAGCCAATGGCGCTTCGCCGGTGGTGATCAATATCCACGGAGGTGGCTGGAACCATGGGGAACGCCAGTCGCAGACGGGTTTCAGTACATTCTTTAAAATGGGTTTTGCCGTAGCGAATATTTCCTACCGGCTCACACCGGAAGCCACGGCTCCGGCAGCGGTGGAAGATGCGCGTTGCGCCCTCATCTACCTCATAAAGAACGCTAAAGCGCTGAATATTGATGTAAATAAAATAGTGGTGATGGGCGGAAGTGCGGGTGGTCACCTTGCTTTGATGGCCGGATTGTTGGGTAACGACCGTCGTTTTGATGGGAATTGCCCGGGAAAGGAGGATATTAAGGTAGCCGCCATCATTGATAAGTACGGGATCACTGATGTATGGGACTGGGGCCATGGCCCGGTTTCCAGCAAATCAGCGGGTCGTTGGTTAGGCGATAAAGCCGCCGATCAGCAGTTCGCCACGTCGGTTTCACCCATTAATTATGTCAGCAAAAACAGTCCGCCGGTATTCATCGTGCACGGCGATGCCGATCCTGTTGTGCCTTATCAGCAGTCGGTTGATCTGCATAAAAAACTGGTGGAAGCCGGTGTAAAAACGGAGTTCGTTACCGTGAAAAACGGGCAGCATGGAAAATTTCCCGCTGAAGAAAATTCCGCACTCAATAAAAAGATCATGGCCTTTATCAAAGCACTGAGGATCGCCAAGTAA